The stretch of DNA AAACTTCTTTTGGATTCTTTTGAAGAATTTTAACAATGTCCCTGTCTATAATTTTTGGCAAATCATTCATTGCAGGGTCTTCATAAATTCTAAGACGTGTCGGTTGGAGCTTTATGGTAGATTTCTCGGATGGAACTCTTTTTTTTCGTGGCTTTTTTTCTACCGGAGCTTTTTTCGCTTTTGGAATCTTCGGAGTAGGGCTTTTTTTCTTTGTTGCTGTTTGTTTCTTTTTGGGAGTAACCATTTTTGACTCCTCGAGCCGATTAGTAATTTCAATTTAGGAATCACTAATAGAGAGTCAAGAGTTTTATTCTTAGAAATTTTATGATATTCTACAATTTTCTAATACTTTATTTTTTAGAATTATGATTTTTTATTTGACTAAGATTTTAGTATTCTATCAGGATAAAAGAAAACAATAAGGCAGTGTTTATGAAAATAAATTATACATGGAAGCATGTAGATCGTTCAGAATCAGCAGAAGAATACGCAGATAAAAAATTTCAAGTAATTACTAAGTTTACTCATAAAATCATTTCATGCGATGTTTCGTTTGAATTGAGCCATGGAACTATTCATGCCAATTTAAAACTACATTCCGATGGAACGGTATTCAACGCCCAGAATTCTGAAAAGGATATCTACGCATGTATTGATGGTTTAGAGTCCAAAATCCACAGGCAGTTAGAAAAATTTCATGATAAGAAATCAAGTCATTAAATTTTAAAGTAAATGAATCCTCCCGATCTCAGTTTTCACAATGCAAGGGAAATTGAAGAGGCAAGCGAGTATCTAAAAGAAGGGGAATTCGAAAAAGCAAAAACTATTTTTTCTAATCTTCTTGATAAAGAACCTGAAAATCCTG from Leptospiraceae bacterium encodes:
- the raiA gene encoding ribosome-associated translation inhibitor RaiA — encoded protein: MKINYTWKHVDRSESAEEYADKKFQVITKFTHKIISCDVSFELSHGTIHANLKLHSDGTVFNAQNSEKDIYACIDGLESKIHRQLEKFHDKKSSH